One stretch of Streptomyces sp. A2-16 DNA includes these proteins:
- the purN gene encoding phosphoribosylglycinamide formyltransferase — MHSYDRTKAHPRKGPTVAKQAKRLVVLVSGSGTNLQALLDTIATTGVESYGAEIVAVGADRANIEGLARAERAGLPTFVCKVKDFGTREEWDAALAEAVSAYEPDLVVSAGFMKIVGKEFLARFGGRFVNTHPALLPSFPGAHGVRDALAYGARVTGCTVHFVDDGVDTGPIIAQGVVEIRDEDDESALHERIKEVERRLLVEVVGRLARNGYRIEGRKVVIQ; from the coding sequence TGCATTCGTACGACCGTACAAAAGCTCACCCGAGAAAGGGCCCCACCGTGGCCAAGCAGGCCAAGCGCCTCGTCGTGCTGGTCTCCGGATCCGGTACGAACCTCCAGGCGCTCCTCGACACCATCGCGACGACCGGCGTCGAGTCGTACGGCGCCGAGATCGTCGCGGTCGGCGCCGACCGCGCGAACATCGAGGGGCTCGCGCGGGCCGAGCGGGCCGGGCTGCCGACCTTCGTGTGCAAGGTCAAGGACTTCGGGACCCGCGAGGAGTGGGACGCCGCCCTCGCCGAGGCCGTCTCCGCGTACGAACCCGACCTCGTGGTGTCCGCCGGGTTCATGAAGATCGTGGGCAAGGAGTTCCTCGCGCGCTTCGGCGGGCGGTTCGTGAACACCCACCCCGCACTGCTGCCCAGTTTCCCGGGGGCCCACGGAGTGCGCGACGCGCTCGCGTACGGAGCCAGGGTCACCGGCTGCACCGTCCACTTCGTCGACGACGGCGTCGACACCGGACCGATCATCGCCCAGGGCGTGGTGGAGATCCGGGACGAGGACGACGAGAGCGCTCTACACGAGCGCATCAAGGAAGTCGAGCGAAGGCTGCTCGTCGAGGTCGTGGGGCGGCTCGCCCGCAACGGCTATCGCATTGAGGGACGAAAGGTAGTTATCCAGTGA
- the purH gene encoding bifunctional phosphoribosylaminoimidazolecarboxamide formyltransferase/IMP cyclohydrolase — translation MTAESNKRPLRRALVSVYDKTGLEDLARGLHEAGVELVSTGSTAGRIAAAGVPVAKVEELTGFPECLDGRVKTLHPRVHAGILADLRLDSHREQLAELGVEPFDLVVVNLYPFRETVASGASADECVEQIDIGGPSMVRAAAKNHPSVAVVTSPERYADVLAAVQDGGFDLATRKRLAAEAFRHTAEYDIAVSSWFASAYAPADDSPFPEFIAAALERKSTLRYGENPHQPAALYVDGTGVGLAEAEQLHGKEMSYNNYTDTDAARRAAYDHAEPAVAIIKHANPCGIAVGSDVAEAHRKAHACDPLSAFGGVIAVNRPVSKEMAEQVAEIFTEVIVAPDYEDGALEALAKKKNIRVLKAPAAPAHPAEVKPIDGGALLQVTDRLQAEGDDPAHWTLATGEALSADELAELAFAWRACRAVKSNAILLAKDGASVGVGMGQVNRVDSAKLAVERAGAERAQGSYAASDAFFPFPDGLEVLLEAGVKAVVQPGGSVRDELVVEAAKKAGVTMYFTGTRHFFH, via the coding sequence GTGACCGCCGAGAGCAACAAGCGGCCCCTTCGCCGGGCGCTCGTCAGCGTCTACGACAAGACCGGCCTGGAAGATCTCGCGCGCGGGCTGCACGAGGCGGGCGTGGAGCTCGTCTCCACCGGCTCCACCGCGGGCCGTATCGCCGCCGCCGGCGTCCCCGTCGCCAAGGTCGAGGAGCTCACCGGCTTCCCCGAGTGCCTGGACGGCCGCGTCAAGACCCTGCACCCGCGCGTGCACGCCGGCATCCTCGCCGACCTGCGCCTCGACAGCCACCGCGAGCAGCTCGCGGAGCTCGGTGTCGAGCCGTTCGACCTCGTCGTCGTCAACCTCTACCCGTTCCGCGAGACCGTCGCCTCCGGTGCCTCCGCCGACGAGTGCGTCGAGCAGATCGACATCGGCGGTCCCTCCATGGTGCGCGCCGCCGCCAAGAACCACCCGTCGGTCGCCGTCGTCACCAGTCCCGAGCGGTACGCGGACGTCCTCGCGGCGGTCCAGGACGGCGGCTTCGACCTCGCCACCCGCAAGCGGCTGGCAGCCGAGGCCTTCCGGCACACCGCCGAGTACGACATCGCGGTGTCGAGCTGGTTCGCGAGCGCCTACGCTCCCGCGGACGACTCCCCGTTCCCCGAGTTCATCGCCGCGGCCCTGGAGCGCAAGAGCACCCTGCGCTACGGCGAGAACCCGCACCAGCCGGCCGCGCTCTACGTCGACGGCACGGGGGTCGGTCTCGCCGAGGCCGAGCAGCTGCACGGCAAGGAGATGTCGTACAACAACTACACGGACACGGACGCCGCCCGCCGTGCCGCGTACGACCACGCCGAGCCCGCCGTCGCGATCATCAAGCACGCCAACCCCTGCGGCATCGCGGTCGGTTCGGACGTCGCCGAGGCGCACCGCAAGGCGCACGCGTGCGACCCGCTGTCGGCGTTCGGCGGGGTCATCGCCGTCAACCGGCCCGTCAGCAAGGAGATGGCGGAGCAGGTCGCCGAGATCTTCACCGAGGTCATCGTGGCGCCGGACTACGAGGACGGCGCTCTCGAGGCCCTCGCCAAGAAGAAGAACATCCGCGTCCTGAAGGCCCCGGCCGCGCCCGCGCACCCCGCCGAGGTCAAGCCCATCGACGGCGGCGCGCTCCTCCAGGTCACCGACCGCCTCCAGGCCGAGGGCGACGACCCGGCGCACTGGACCCTGGCCACCGGCGAGGCGCTGAGCGCGGACGAGCTCGCCGAGCTCGCGTTCGCCTGGCGGGCCTGCCGGGCCGTCAAGTCCAACGCCATCCTGCTCGCCAAGGACGGCGCCTCCGTCGGCGTCGGCATGGGCCAGGTCAACCGCGTCGACTCCGCGAAGCTCGCCGTCGAGCGGGCCGGTGCCGAGCGCGCGCAGGGCTCGTACGCCGCCTCGGACGCCTTCTTCCCCTTCCCGGACGGCCTGGAGGTCCTCCTGGAGGCCGGTGTGAAGGCGGTCGTCCAGCCGGGCGGTTCGGTCCGTGACGAGCTGGTCGTCGAGGCCGCGAAGAAGGCGGGCGTCACGATGTACTTCACGGGGACGCGCCACTTCTTCCACTGA
- a CDS encoding protein kinase: MTDIPAAGDTALRQAGAVPLLPADPRRIGPYVPLGLLGSGGMGRVYLGRRADDAPGLAAVKVIRPEYAEGPDFRRRFEREAAVHGRVRTPRAPHLLGTGFDDALLWMATEYLPGLSLAEAVRECGLPAPAGVWRLVAELGEALSALTAAGVVHRDLKPSNVILSPRGVHVIDFGISRAADSSAITSTGNRVGTAAYMAPEYLREGRCDAASDVFSLGCTLVYAATGHAPFGDGTGVDVMHRVAFEAPDADIMAELAQADPALAALLSACLAKDPAGRPSPRQLIDAATAAGHGRASQWHDPLAARLLERQQGCAVLEGGPVRQSAHFRTPTQPVVSPVPAPAGARPKRRRPYLAGVAGIAVGAVAVGAFLLTRPGLDSSAAAAPTGSPGVTASAEAGSAGPSASASPSGTDKGQKKDEGKDRSEEQPAADRSSSEPERTPSATTTPGGGTTGAGGSTAAPTPAATVTRTAAPPATPAWISGCTYYSGTELTDYGDKGQRVVQVQCMLTKRGYSVGSSGVDGEFGRATESAVKQFQSAKGLEVDGQVGPNTWAALRSST, translated from the coding sequence GTGACAGACATACCGGCGGCCGGTGACACCGCGCTGCGGCAGGCGGGCGCGGTCCCGCTGCTGCCCGCCGATCCCAGGCGCATCGGACCCTACGTCCCGCTCGGACTCCTCGGCAGCGGGGGCATGGGCCGGGTCTATCTGGGCCGGCGCGCCGACGACGCCCCGGGTCTCGCCGCCGTGAAGGTGATCCGGCCCGAGTACGCCGAAGGCCCCGACTTCCGGCGGCGGTTCGAGCGGGAGGCCGCCGTGCACGGGCGGGTGCGCACACCGCGCGCACCGCACCTGCTGGGCACCGGATTCGACGACGCGCTGCTGTGGATGGCCACCGAGTACCTGCCCGGCCTCAGCCTCGCCGAGGCGGTCCGCGAGTGCGGGCTGCCGGCGCCGGCCGGGGTGTGGCGGCTGGTGGCGGAGCTCGGGGAGGCCCTGTCGGCACTGACCGCAGCCGGGGTCGTGCACCGGGATCTCAAGCCCTCCAACGTGATCCTGTCCCCCCGGGGCGTGCACGTCATCGACTTCGGCATCTCCCGCGCCGCCGACAGCAGCGCGATCACCTCGACCGGAAACCGGGTCGGCACGGCCGCGTACATGGCGCCCGAGTATCTGCGCGAGGGCCGCTGCGACGCCGCCTCCGACGTCTTCTCCCTCGGCTGCACCCTCGTCTACGCCGCCACCGGCCACGCCCCCTTCGGCGACGGGACCGGCGTGGACGTCATGCACCGGGTCGCCTTCGAGGCACCCGACGCCGACATCATGGCCGAACTCGCGCAGGCGGATCCCGCGTTGGCCGCGCTGCTGTCGGCCTGCCTCGCCAAGGACCCCGCCGGGCGCCCCTCCCCGCGGCAGCTGATCGACGCGGCCACGGCCGCCGGACACGGCCGCGCGTCCCAGTGGCACGACCCGCTGGCCGCCCGGCTCCTGGAACGGCAGCAGGGGTGCGCGGTGCTGGAGGGCGGGCCCGTCCGGCAGTCCGCCCACTTCCGCACTCCCACGCAGCCGGTGGTCTCGCCCGTTCCCGCCCCGGCCGGAGCGCGGCCGAAGCGCCGAAGGCCCTATCTGGCCGGTGTCGCGGGCATCGCCGTCGGGGCCGTGGCCGTGGGCGCGTTCCTGCTCACCCGCCCGGGCCTGGACTCCTCGGCCGCCGCGGCCCCGACAGGCTCGCCCGGCGTCACCGCCTCCGCCGAGGCCGGCTCCGCCGGGCCGAGCGCCTCCGCCTCGCCCTCCGGCACGGACAAGGGGCAGAAGAAGGACGAGGGCAAGGACCGGAGCGAGGAGCAGCCGGCCGCCGACAGGAGCAGCAGCGAGCCGGAGCGGACACCGTCCGCGACCACCACCCCGGGCGGCGGCACAACGGGTGCGGGCGGGAGCACCGCGGCCCCCACCCCTGCCGCCACCGTCACCAGGACGGCCGCGCCCCCGGCCACCCCCGCCTGGATCTCCGGCTGCACCTACTACTCGGGCACCGAACTCACCGACTACGGCGACAAGGGCCAGCGGGTCGTCCAGGTGCAGTGCATGCTCACCAAGCGCGGTTACAGCGTGGGCAGTTCGGGTGTGGACGGCGAGTTCGGCCGGGCCACAGAGTCGGCGGTCAAGCAGTTCCAGAGCGCCAAGGGGCTGGAGGTGGACGGCCAGGTGGGGCCCAACACATGGGCGGCGCTGCGCAGTTCGACGTAG